Proteins from a single region of Trichoderma asperellum chromosome 3, complete sequence:
- a CDS encoding uncharacterized protein (EggNog:ENOG41), which yields MGINMANTALATETLGGKSQPPHYDYKARATRYIKSKPELLAKTTFVWCAFYASNFAWDFLKPVYFPAIGQYVQMQATPSDQPIACIGNTRSNFGAFVGAALTQPETTRVGQTVFAFVERSTLGGLLKIWTEVHGVKATYVQIPRDTFFATWSAKAQEFTLGMEFWELVKDQEWTGEDRFLTYADLGLDITTLKSVKDSFAELEL from the exons ATGGGCATTAACATGGCGAACACGGCATTGGCCACCGAGACGCT CGGTGGCAAGAGTCAGCCTCCGCATTACGATTACAAAGCCAGGGCTACTCGTTATATCAAATCCAAGCCAGAGCTTCTTGCAAAGACGACATTTGTTTGGTGTGCCTTTTACGCAAGCAACTTTGCCTGGGATTTCCTCAAGCCCGTTTATTTCCCTGCTATTGGCCAGTACGTCCAGATGCAAGCCACCCCATCTGATCAGCCCATTGCATGCATTGGAAACACTCGCTCTAATTTCGGCGCCTTTGTGGGAGCGGCATTGACCCAGCCGGAAACGACTCGTGTTGGTCAGACCGTATTTGCCTTTGTGGAGAGGTCAACTCTAGGGGGGCTGCTAAAGATTTGGACGGAGGTACATGGTGTCAAGGCTACATACGTCCAGATACCCCGGGATACCTTTTTCGCTACATGGTCGGCGAAAGCCCAGGAATTTACGCTCGGCATGGAGTTTTGGGAACTAGTCAAGGACCAAGAGTGGACTGGCGAAGATAGGTTCTTGACTTATGCCGACCTTGGGTTGGATATTACGACATTGAAGAGTGTTAAAGACTCCTTTGCAGAGCTCGAGCTCTAA
- a CDS encoding uncharacterized protein (EggNog:ENOG41): protein MTLASNFGAETTAEEVASSFRDQITGKTVLITGVSPNGLGATTAQALAKYSPANLIFTARTVSKASAVADTIRTQHTAIKAQIHVAQVNLSDLESIREAAANIQKLTPVIDIMINNAGVMAIPEREVTKQGIEAHLATNFLGHFLLTTLLSPQLKAAGPRARVVNIVSGGFYIQPFRFSDYNFEGNKDLPLEEQVDIYNAEKLGMGWVKDAGTGYIPFLAYSQSSTALMLLTRGLNEGYAGERITAVSAAPGVVLTELQRHLPSEFRNPNMTYKTASQGVASFLVAALDPSLEDHPGAYIDDCQIKEVPKYAQEAAIARKLWAMAESWV from the exons ATGACTTTGGCTAGCAATTTTGGGGCAGAGACAACTGCCGAAGAAGTGGCATCTTCTTTTCGCGACCAGATTACTGGAAAGACAG TTCTCATCACTGGTGTAAGCCCGAATGGTCTTGGAGCAACTACTGCTCAGGCTCTCGCCAAGTACAGCCCAGCAAACTTGATATTCACGGCTCGTACAGTCTCAAAAGCCTCTGCCGTCGCCGATACTATCCGTACTCAACACACAGCAATAAAGGCGCAAATTCATGTCGCCCAAGTAAATTTGTCCGACTTGGAAAGCATTcgcgaagcagcagccaacaTCCAAAAACTAACACCTGTTATTGACATCATGATTAATAATGCGGGAGTTATGGCTATCCCAGAGAGGGAGGTCACGAAACAGGGGATCGAAGCTCACTTGGCCACCAACTTCCTTGGTCACTTCCTACTCACAACTCTCCTGTCTCCACAGCTAAAGGCGGCGGGGCCAAGGGCGCGAGTTGTCAACATTGTGAGCGGTGGATTCTACATACAGCCGTTTCGCTTTAGTGACTACAACTTTGAGGGAAACAAGGATCTTCCGCTAGAGGAGCAAGTCGATATTTACAATGCAGAAAAGCTCGGCATGGGCTGGGTAAAAGATGCCGGCACTGGATATATCCCCTTTTTGGCCTATTCTCAAAGCAGCACAGCGCTGATGCTGTTGACTAGAGGTTTGAATGAGGGCTATGCTGGAGAAAGGATTACGGCTGTCAGCGCTGCTCCGGGAG TTGTCCTGACTGAACTTCAAAGACACCTCCCAAGCGAGTTTAGGAATCCAAACATGACGTATAAGACGGCAAGCCAGGGAGTTGCCAGCTTTCTCGTTGCTGCTTTAGATCCAAGCCTAGAGG ATCATCCAGGAGCCTATATTGATGACTGCCAGATTAAAGAGGTGCCAAAGTACGCACAAGAAGCAGCCATAGCTCGTAAACTCTGGGCAATGGCTGAATCATGGGTCTAG
- a CDS encoding uncharacterized protein (EggNog:ENOG41) has protein sequence MIPHLSSDVESSFPISHPDLHVGNIYVDDDLNITCIIDWSSASTGPIAELLATPGLGGSARPPSDSLTAAFRSGFGRRATKLSPELCNPKLWQTSDNMWYFSRLVRLLSRNDYEHFRRLFELVQKPSAEKTGILYLFHERANSDENKKLLAKLQEDDMTTEEVLEQERMAISSTRRANSDAIAIARKLTLMSEMNPGFLANHVLWRWVEEALRQDGLP, from the coding sequence ATGATCCCCCATCTCTCCTCAGACGTTGAGAGCAGCTTCCCCATTTCTCATCCAGATCTACATGTTGGCAACATCTATGTCGACGATGACCTCAACATCACATGTATTATTGACTGGAGTTCGGCGTCAACAGGTCCCATTGCTGAGCTGCTCGCGACCCCGGGACTAGGGGGCTCAGCCAGACCACCTTCGGATTCCCTCACTGCTGCTTTTCGGTCTGGTTTTGGCCGACGAGCCACGAAACTAAGCCCCGAACTCTGTAACCCAAAGCTTTGGCAGACATCGGATAATATGTGGTACTTTTCTCGATTAGTTCGGTTGCTTTCTAGAAATGACTATGAGCATTTTCGCCGATTGTTCGAGCTAGTTCAAAAACCGAGCGCTGAGAAAACGGGGATTCTCTACTTGTTTCATGAACGAGCCAACAGTGACGAGAATAAGAAGCTGCTTGCCAAGCTACAGGAGGACGACATGACCACAGAAGAAGTGCTGGAACAGGAACGAATGGCGATATCTTCTACTAGACGTGCAAATTCTGACGCCATTGCTATAGCGAGAAAGCTGACGCTGATGTCGGAGATGAATCCAGGTTTCCTTGCTAACCACGTATTATGGCGATGGGTTGAAGAAGCACTCAGGCAGGATGGTCTTCCATAG
- a CDS encoding uncharacterized protein (EggNog:ENOG41), producing MASAQASEEQPRRRGRRPGPASQAKPEHNDESLEKRRQRNRKAQRLFRLRRQAAHANYEKNMVHIEGALEQMAGTFLDFTNGILQSPLIRQDPALVSKLQSATNSILHLCQGGSSLDGSPEDSQESTDINTSNGRPLSSSTSDDVEFQETPHGNEEPSQTLDNMLLDFHSFNQPTPTLQSTSHPPTHSTLQLGRNPSAARFNPFIKPHSSPISNIFGNGFIGLPPINFTDCARTGYMLHTYPSEESFSIMITRASLQHAYDSILSDEYATSAVVDRIFGFTLKFRSREEILMVLRWYLRPQTSEIFRLATAEFDDYLVAQYYHGIATSQYSGIDGVFNGGGLDPSNRRASSPSNQSRILNSYQIEQWLLACGMRHLDFDTIELKEIKPVGKLLNNQPPNTPEELLQAFASLHQQQQQQQHMPLQNVPTIEVHAAADINSGNSSGKIRLSRSRLIHVLRGISFCIDKGPAYCERAVLESVVIAMNADN from the exons ATGGCATCGGCCCAGGCTTCAGAAGAGCAGCCACGACGCCGTGGACGTCGGCCAGGTCCGGCCTCACAAGCAAAGCCAGAGCATAATGATGAGAGCTTGGAG aaacggcggcagcggaACCGCAAAGCGCAGCGGCTATTTCGTCTACGGCGGCAAGCTGCTCATGCAAACTATGAGAAGAACATGGTCCATATAGAGGGAGCCCTTGAGCAGATGGCTGGGACCTTTCTTGATTTTACAAACGGCATACTTCAGTCGCCGCTGATAAGACAGGATCCTGCCCTCGTCTCCAAGCTTCAGTCTGCAACTAACAGTATCTTACATCTATGCCAAGGAGGCAGTAGCCTGGATGGCAGCCCCGAGGATAGCCAGGAGAGTACCGACATCAATACTTCTAACGGACGGCCTCTAAGCAGCTCTACCAGCGATGACGTTGAGTTTCAAGAGACACCTCATGGAAACGAGGAGCCCTCTCAAACACTAGACAACATGCTTCTTGATTTTCATTCCTTCAACCAACCGACACCTACCCTTCAATCTACTTCTCACCCCCCTACTCATTCTACTCTCCAACTTGGCCGTAATCCATCGGCCGCTCGATTCAACCCATTTATCAAACCGCATTCGTCACCGATTAGCAATATCTTCGGTAATGGCTTTATAGGCCTACCACCTATCAACTTTACGGACTGCGCTAGGACCGGTTATATGCTGCATACATATCCGTCTGAAGAATCTTTCAGCATCATGATTACCAGAGCCTCATTACAGCATGCATATGATTCTATCCTGAGCGATGAGTATGCGACTTCCGCAGTTGTCGACAGAATATTTGGATTCACTCTCAAGTTTCGATCGCGCGAAGAAATCCTCATGGTACTACGCTGGTATCTGAGACCGCAGACGTCGGAAATTTTCAGATTGGCCACGGCCGAGTTTGATGATTACTTGGTGGCCCAGTACTATCACGGAATCGCCACCTCTCAGTATTCGGGTATCGATGGGGTCTTTAACGGGGGCGGCCTAGATCCTTCGAATaggagagcttcttctccgtcAAACCAGAGTCGGATTCTAAACTCCTATCAGATTGAGCAGTGGCTATTAGCTTGTGGGATGAGACATCTTGATTTTGACACAATTGAGCTAAAAGAAATCAAGCCGGTGGGCAAACTGCTAAATAACCAACCGCCGAACACTCCAGAGGAATTACTGCAGGCCTTTGCATCATtacatcagcagcagcagcagcaacaacataTGCCTCTGCAAAATGTTCCCACGATAGAGGTTCACGCAGCGGCGGATATAAATTCGGGAAACAGCTCCGGGAAGATTCGCCTATCAAGATCACGATTAATCCACGTTTTGAGAGGCATTTCCTTCTGCATTGACAAAGGGCCAGCGTATTGCGAAAGAGCTGTTCTGGAGTCGGTAGTCATAGCAATGAACGCTGACAACTAG
- a CDS encoding uncharacterized protein (EggNog:ENOG41) produces the protein MAYRAPHDRDRRVYIILHQDSVSVTILGVFEELQDANRDCLFQATQAGIDLFQESPTYGPDKYHIAPIEPARWDTADGVSCWVESHTVEPSRVAASNLAGRRHG, from the coding sequence ATGGCATACCGAGCGCCCCACGACAGAGACCGCCGGGTCTACATCATCCTCCACCAAGACAGCGTGTCAGTCACTATCCTGGGCGTCTTTGAAGAGCTGCAAGACGCCAATCGAGACTGCCTGTTCCAAGCAACGCAGGCGGGCATCGACCTGTTCCAAGAATCGCCTACCTATGGCCCCGACAAGTATCACATCGCCCCAATCGAGCCTGCACGGTGGGACACGGCGGACGGTGTGTCGTGCTGGGTTGAGAGCCATACGGTGGAACCGAGTCGGGTTGCGGCATCTAACCTGGCGGGGCGCCGGCACGGCTGA
- a CDS encoding uncharacterized protein (EggNog:ENOG41) has product MDTPAVPLPQDAREQAILDSLVVVRDKLLLLKQDRTTYIRSQDILPLYDETIARVKELNEIRTETGSKEENRLDKVLESCFQLLSLFYLTIGRNNEIPANYALTSTIKRLLDHLTEADLYSAKDLGSIKATLANLSLSINQAKTRDNKTENYPYLLELLSKRVEKCQSTLENLQKRLGRIGEPLLATYEKLISIIRSISFANTKARFSSHEVQKLQKQLLDIGEKRKDGQFIAEDGSVPKGSVEIGELYQRCLKWSEIVLERQGVMPEAFRPTYNTLVGIRNELEKLSLTQAWALRETDLYDFQRQLDKIDESRQNGNFYDDRGRPADLYTQRTMLYLTRRSYAYIYSFILASEPVSEALLPIYNQLQTLKRCLLEVRDSGGVSSVRELYPYSMKLNSLDNLRVDGKFVVNGDIPEGQGSVSELLAECFDLSYDLRVAAEEATAAHADDN; this is encoded by the exons ATGGATACCCCCGCCGTACCTCTGCCGCAGGATGCCCGGGAACAGGCTATCCTAGACAGCCTTGTCGTCGTCCGCGACAAGCTCCTACTCTTGAAGCAGGACCGAACCACATATATTCGAAGCCAAGACATCCTCCCTCTCTATGACGAGACGATTGCAAGGGTAAAAGAGCTGAACGAAATACGCACTGAGACGGGGAGCAAGGAAGAGAATCGAC TTGACAAAGTCTTGGAGAGCTGCTTCCAACTGCTGTCCCTGTTCTACCTCACGATCGGACGCAATAACGAGATCCCCGCAAACTACGCATTAACATCGACTATTAAGAGACTGCTTGACCACTTGACCGAGGCCGATCTCTATTCAGCCAAAGATCTCGGGAGCATCAAGGCGACGCTAGCAAACCTTTCTCTAAGCATAAACCAAGCAAAGACTCGCGATAACAAGACAGAGAACTATCCGTATCTCCTCGAGCTCCTATCAAAGCGAGTGGAGAAGTGCCAGTCCACATTAGAGAACCTCCAAAAGCGATTAGGACGCATCGGAGAGCCTCTTCTTGCAACATATGAGAAGTTGATTTCCATCATACGATCTATTTCGTTTGCGAACACAAAAGCAAGG TTTTCGAGCCACGAAGTACAAAAGCTGCAAAAGCAGCTGCTCGATATTGGAGAGAAGCGCAAAGATGGCCAGTTTATCGCTGAAGATGGATCCGTCCCCAAAGGTTCTGTGGAAATTGGAGAACTCTATCAGCGTTGCCTCAAGTGGTCGGAGATAGTATTGGAGAG ACAAGGTGTTATGCCAGAGGCATTCCGCCCAACTTACAATACCCTTGTTGGCATTCGTAACGAGCTAGAGAAGCTATCATTGACACAAGCCTGGGCTCTGCGCGAGACAGATTTATATGACTTCCAACGCCAGCTGGATAAGATTGACGAAAGCCGACAGAATGGAAACTTTTATGATGACAGAGGCAGACCCGCCGACCTATACACGCAGCGAACGATGCTGTATTTGACGAGGCGAAGCTACGCCTACATTTATTCTTTCATATTAGCCTCAGAGCCGGTTTCTGAGGCACTTTTGCCCATCTATAACCAGCTCCAAACTCTCAAGAGATGTCTCCTCGAAGTCAGGGACAGTGGCGGCGTCTCTTCAGTAAGAGAGCTGTATCCTTATAGCATGAAG CTCAACTCTCTCGATAACCTGAGGGTAGACGGCAAATTTGTTGTTAATGGCGATATTCCCGAAGGACAAGGCAGTGTCAGTGAGCTCCTTGCCGAATGTTTCGACCTCAGTTATGATCTGAGAGTtgcagcagaagaggcaaCAGCGGCTCATGCCGATGACAATTGA
- a CDS encoding uncharacterized protein (EggNog:ENOG41~TransMembrane:11 (i85-104o110-135i156-179o199-215i227-245o277-296i308-330o350-369i390-410o416-437i458-478o)) codes for MSEKFKTESDDLEATVSHSSGFSRFASLFGGAGVWVGPRIAPLPAYLKNDVSEGEESSEAILNRQLASEDGTSIQYRTCSWQKTAALLFSEYICLAIMSFPWSYSVLGLVPGLILTVFVAAVVLYTSLILWEFCLRHPEVRDVCDIGQMLFWGKEWAWWGTAIMFVLNNTFIQGLHVLVGAKYLNTMTESDHVGGCRTVVFSVVVTVICLIASLPRTFSMMSKLGTASAFFTFISVLLATIFAGIQKEPAGYTAALGSPIVTAIPVKGTSFVNAMGAFLNISYTFIGQITLPSFIAEMRDPKEFPKSLWACTIAEIIVFSVVGAVIYAYTGNQYVTAPAFGSLETVYKKASFSFMIPTLIFLGCLYASVTARFVFFRMFRNSVHMNSHTFVGWASWFGILLVTWIFAFIISQVIPFFNSLLAVMSSLFDSWFGFIFWGVAYLRMRSVDEKAGRKRNPITAAFSTAMNIFIILMGLFFLSAGTYASVQSIIDAYDSGSVGGVFSCASNGL; via the exons ATGTCTGAAAAGTTCAAGACAGAGTCTGATGACCTCGAGGCCACCGTGTCTCACTCCAGCGGCTTCTCGCGCTTTGCCTCTCTCTTTGGCGGCGCTGGGGTCTGGGTCGGTCCTCGCATAGCGCCGCTGCCGGCATATCTCAAGAACGACGTCTCCGAAGGCGAAGAGTCGAGCGAAGCAATTCTCAACCGACAGCTCGCCTCAGAAGATGGCACCTCGATCCAGTACCGAACCTGCTCGTGGCAAAAGACTGCCGCGCTGCTCTTCAGCGAGTACATCTGTCTGGCCATTATGAGTTTCCCCTGGTCGTACAGCGTCTTGGGCCTTGTCCCCGGTCTGATCTTGACCGTGTTCGTGGCCGCCGTTGTGCTCTATACAAGTCTCATCCTGTGGGAGTTTTGTCTGCGACATCCAGAGGTGCGCGACGTGTGCGACATTGGCCAGATGCTCTTCTGGGGCAAGGAATGGGCATGGTGGGGGACCGCCATCATGTTTGTCTTGAATAATACCTTTATCCAGGGCCTGCACGTTCTGGTCGGCGCAAAGTACCTCAACACCATGACGGAGAGCGACCATGTCGGTGGGTGCCGCACCGTGGTATTCAGCGTCGTCGTCACCGTCATCTGCTTGATCGCTTCGCTGCCTCGTACGTTCAGCATGATGTCCAAACTTGGCACGGCGTCTGCCTTCTTTACCTTCATCTCCGTGCTGCTGGCCACCATCTTTGCGGGCATCCAGAAGGAGCCTGCGGGCTACACTGCGGCCCTGGGATCGCCAATTGTCACGGCCATCCCAGTCAAGGGAACCTCATTCGTCAACGCAATGGGTGCCTTCCTTAACATTAGCTATACGTTTATCGGCCAGATTACGCTCCCGAGCTTCATTGCCGAGATGCGAGATCCCAA GGAATTCCCCAAGTCGCTCTGGGCCTGCACCATTGCCGAAATTATCGTCTTCTCCGTTGTTGGCGCAGTCATCTACGCATATACTGGCAACCAATATGTTACGGCTCCCGCTTTTGGATCCCTGGAGACTGTTTACAAAAAggcttccttctccttcatgATTCCGACACTGATTTTCCTTGGATGTCTGTATGCTTCGGTCACGGCtcgttttgtcttcttccgcATGTTTCGCAACTCGGTGCACATGAATAGCCACACTTTTGTGGGATGGGCCAGCTGGTTCGGCATCCTGCTCGTTACCTGGATCTttgccttcatcatctcccaAGTCATTcccttttttaattctc TCTTGGCTGTCATGTCATCCCTTTTCGACAGCTGGttcggcttcatcttctgggGCGTTGCCTACCTGCGTATGCGAAGCGTAGACGAAAAGGCCGGTCGAAAACGGAACCCCATCACCGCCGCCTTTTCAACGGCCATgaacatcttcatcatcctcatggGGCTGTTCTTCCTCTCTGCAGGCACGTACGCCAGCGTTCAGAGCATTATCGATGCGTACGACTCTGGGTCAGTAGGCGGCGTATTTTCTTGCGCGAGCAACGGGCTATGA
- a CDS encoding uncharacterized protein (EggNog:ENOG41): protein MASDLDTLIDMGFERARAELAVKKSGGLQGALQWLEDNQDKSLEEIQAAAPDDDEEEDETKAKIAELESGQSAKSLICNECGKRFRNHDLASYHATKTEHTDFSESTEEIAPLTEDEKKAKLEELRERLVAKKAAQAEKDKEDAKRNEKIRQKSTKETQEAKEELARKEQIKEAMQKRKEKIEEAEAKKRIKAKIEEDKAERRRKAEEAKAAREGRAPEAVSSSSSAAPAAAAAPRPKADHTEAKLKLQTDSGNIMKTLPAETTLFELAQQLQSETGKPVTTFTTTFPRKTFQGDLDMSKTLKEAGLVPSSVLIVK from the exons ATGGCTTCCGATCTAGATACCCTGATTGACATGGGCTTTGAGCGAGCTCGGGCTGAGCTCGCCGTCAAAAAGTCTGGAGGAT TGCAGGGTGCCTTGCAGTGGCTAGAGGATAACCAGGATAAATCGCTGGAGGAAATCCAAGCCGCAGCCcccgatgatgacgaagaggaggatgagaccAAGGCAAAGATTGCCGAGCTGGAATCTGGCCAGTCTGCTAAATCACTTATCTGTAACGAGTGCGGGAAACGATTCAGGAACCACGATTTGGCCAGCTACCATGCTACCAAGAC TGAGCATACAGACTTCTCCGAGTCTACTGAGGAGATTGCACCCCTGACcgaagacgagaagaaggcaaaacTTGAAGAGCTGAGAGAACGGCTTGTGGCAAAGAAGGCCGCTCAGGCAGAGAAGGATAAAGAAGATGCAAAGCGCAATGAG AAAATCCGACAAAAATCTACAAAGGAAACCCAGGAGGCAAAGGAAGAACTTGCACGAAAAGAGCAAATCAAAGAAGCCATGCAGAAACGCAAGGAGAAGATTGAGGAAGCCGAGGCAAAGAAGCGaatcaaggccaagattgaagaggaCAAGGCTGAACGTCGCCGCAAAGCTGAAGAGGCTAAAGCTGCTCGTGAGGGCAGAGCTCCCGAGGCGGtatcctcctcatcttccgcTGCGCCagccgccgctgcagccCCTCGACCAAAGGCAGACCACACAGAggcgaagctgaagctgcagaCTGACTCGGGCAACATTATGAAGACGCTACCCGCCGAGACGACGCTGTTTGAGCTTGCGCAGCAGTTACAGAGCGAGACTGGAAAGCCGGTGACGACATTTACGACTACGTTCCCCAGAAAGACATTCCAGGGCGATTTGGACATGTCCAAGACGCTAAAGGAGGCCGGACTTGTCCCTTCATCTGTGCTTATTGTAAAATAG
- a CDS encoding uncharacterized protein (EggNog:ENOG41), with translation MAAAKKIITVIGATGAQGGSVIDHLLRSESQEYNIRAVTRSPDSAAAKALAARGIEIVQAELTDVAAL, from the coding sequence ATGGCGGCAGCGAAGAAAATCATTACTGTTATTGGCGCAACTGGCGCTCAGGGGGGCTCTGTTATTGACCACTTACTTAGAAGCGAGTCTCAAGAGTACAATATCCGCGCAGTTACTCGATCTCCCGATAGCGCAGCGGCAAAAGCCCTGGCCGCACGCGGCATTGAGATCGTTCAGGCGGAGTTGACCGACGTCGCAGCCCTTTGA
- the ALTA12 gene encoding ribosomal protein P1 yields the protein MSTAELASSYAALILADDGVEITADKLQTLISAAKVEVEPIWTSIFAKALEGKDIKDLLVNVGSGGGAAAAAGGAAAAAGGAAAEAAPEEEKVEEKEESDEDMGFGLFD from the exons ATGTCTACCGCCGAGCTCGCTTCTTCCTACGCGGCCCTGATCCTCGCCGACGATGGCGTTGAGATCACC GCCGACAAGCTCCAGACCCTGATCTCCGCCGCTAAGGTCGAGGTTGAGCCCATCTGGACCTCAATCTTCGCCAAG GCTCTGGAGGGCAAGGACATCAAGGACCTCCTGGTCAACGTCGGCTCTGgtggcggtgctgctgccgctgctggtggcgctgccgctgctgctggcggtgctgCCGCTGAGGCCGCTcccgaggaggagaaggttgAGG agaaggaggagtCCGACGAGGACATGGGTTTCGGTCTCTTCGACTAA
- a CDS encoding uncharacterized protein (TransMembrane:1 (o261-280i)~EggNog:ENOG41), whose protein sequence is MSVEIEPLELSFRRPFTVEVSQILKIRNPSSSPLAFKVKTTAPKQYCVRPNAGRIEPGQDFDVTVLLQAMKADPPLDAKCRDKFLVQSAPITADKEFATIASVLETTDKASIFERKIRVNWLAAGESPDNGPSAAHPANATPIKQAAVNGSYDTPEPTRAYSSPSGDASTPAPPPYVDEKEDDDSRPQTAKSAASKTASAVAGTVQSGTDELKAKIAKLEAELANYKDGGLRQRNVKGSSSSEKGAAGAVAQQAKQGVEGVPVQIAAILCLVSFLLAYLFF, encoded by the exons ATGTCTGTCGAAATCGAGCCCCTTGAGCTGTCATTTAGGC GGCCCTTCACCGTCGAGGTCTCGCAGATCTTGAAGATCAGAAACCCAAGTTCATCTCCTTTGGCCTTCAAG GTCAAAACTACGGCTCCTAAGCA ATATTGTGTTCGACCAAATGCGGGCCGTATCGAGCCTGGGCAAGACTTTGATGTCACTG TCCTCCTGCAGGCCATGAAGGCTGATCCTCCGCTGGATGCCAAGTGCCGAGACAAGTTTCTCGTCCAATCCGCTCCCATCACTGCAGACAAGGAATTCGCTACTATTGCTTCAGTG CTCGAGACCACAGACAAGGCCAGCATATTTGAGCGAAAGATCCGAGTCAACtggcttgctgctggtgaAAGCCCCGACAATGGCCCCAGTGCAGCTCACCCCGCCAATGCGACACCCATCAAGCAAGCAGCGGTGAATGGA TCTTACGATACTCCCGAACCTACTCGAGCTTATTCATCTCCAAGCGGCGACGCCTCAACCCCCGCGCCACCTCCGTATGTCGACGAAAAGGAAGACGACGATTCTAGGCCGCAAACCGCAAAGTCAGCAGCGTCCAAGACTGCTTCTGCCGTTGCTGGTACAGTCCAGTCAGGCACCGACGAActcaaggccaagatcgCCAAGCTTGAGGCTGAATTGGCAAACTACAAAGATGGCGGCCTGAGACAGCGTAATGTCAAGGGCAGCTCAAGCAGTGAGAAGGGCGCTGCCGGTGCAGTTGCTCAACAAGCCAAGCAAGGCGTCGAGGGTGTACCCGTTCAGATTGCAGCCATCTTGTGTCTCGTCAGCTTCCTTCTTGCCTACCTATTTTTCTAG
- a CDS encoding uncharacterized protein (TransMembrane:6 (i67-83o95-113i125-144o173-195i207-225o231-253i)), with translation MARSAASTATKEATPPANASSAPQQEQDKLDFLWTYTEEPHRTRRLAIIKAHPEVLKLCGPEPMTKYVVAGVVGLQVVLAYLLQSTPFWSLKFWAIAYIFGATANQNLFLAIHEISHNLAFKSPLANRLIAMFANLPIGIPYSASFRPYHLTHHKSLGVDGLDTDLPTALEAIVLNSILGKAFFCTFQIFFYAIRPMTVYRVDLTKIHFLNILVQLSFDVVLVRFTSYNALLYLLLSSFLAGSLHPLAGHFIAEHYVYETITPTQRNPDNKIPLPETFSYYGPLNFLAYNVGYHNEHHDFPAIPWTRLHSLYEIAKEFYEPLPHHQSWTYAIWRFIWDDNVGMSCRVKRKEGGRLVGGGTKWKESEVEA, from the exons ATGGCACGGTCTGCGGCCTCGACGGCCACCAAGGAGGCCACTCCTCCGGCCAATGCTTCGTCTGCGCctcaacaagaacaagacaaGCTCGACTTCCTCTGGACCTACACCGAAGAACCGCACCGCACGAGGcgtctcgccatcatcaaggccCATCCCGAG GTCCTTAAGCTATGCGGCCCCGAACCCATGACTAAATATGTTGTTGCCGGCGTTGTTGGTCTGCAAGTTGTGCTCGCCTATCTCCTGCAGTCAACGCCCTTCTGGTCCCTGAAATTCTGGGCCATCGCATACATCTTTGGCGCCACTGCGAACCAGAACCTCTTTCTGGCGATCCACGAGATCTCCCACAATCTTGCTTTCAAGAGTCCTCTGGCCAATCGCTTGATCGCCATGTTTGCCAACCTGCCCATTGGCATTCCTTACAGTGCTTCTTTCAGA CCATACCATCTCACTCACCACAAGTCCCTCGGTGTGGATGGCCTGGACACTGATCTGCCCACCGCTCTGGAGGCCATTGTGCTCAACTCCATCCTCGGCAAGGCATTCTTTTGCACCTTCCAAATCTTCTTTTATGCCATCCGCCCCATGACGGTGTATCGCGTGGACTTGACCAAGATCCACTTCCTAAACATTCTTGTTCAGCTCTCCTTTGACGTCGTCCTGGTTCGCTTTACTTCTTACAACGCCCTCCTCTACCTGCTGCTCTCCTCCTTCCTGGCTGGCAGCTTGCATCCCTTGGCTGGCCATTTTATCGCTGAGCATTACGTATATGAGACCATTACCCCCACTCAGCGCAATCCTGACAACAAAATCCCTCTTCCGGAGACCTTCTCGTACTATGGTCCTCTCAACTTCCTTGCCTACAATGTTGGATATCACAACGAGCACCACGACTTCCCCGCTATCCCTTGGACACGGCTTCATTCCCTGTATGAAATTGCCAAAGAGTTTTATGAGCCTCTGCCTCACCACCAGAGCTGGACTTATGCCATCTGGCGATTCATCTGGGACGACAACGTTGGTATGAGCTGCCGTGTCAAGCGAAAGGAGGGTGGCCGTTTGGTCGGCGGTGGCACCAAGTGGAAGGAGTCTGAAGTCGAGGCCTAA